The Fusobacterium necrophorum subsp. necrophorum genome has a window encoding:
- a CDS encoding phage portal protein: MEVRELEAALKTFLRVELPRLQKLEDYYVGKHDILKKQDRVPGKKDTKLVNNYCEYIASISTAYFLGEPIGYACENEKMDYEKLSEYLATEEEQQENFEHAQNCSIFGKSYELWYVDLDQSIKNVVLDPRDVFILRDNSIQKKMIAAVRWDMQKNADDKSIYTLEVYDEKSVTRYEWEAEGKELPNVVGESKLHGFNQVPIIEFSNNKRQRGDFEGVITLIDGYNEVTSTSVDDMKDFTDAILVLKNLSGTDEETMRNVKRDKVMKTDGDGGAEWLVKVVNDTYAQNNKNRLNQDIHKFSLIPDMQDKEFSGNSSGVALGYKLLALEQLTAQKEMYFKKALNQRLQLMIDFYNLNLEPKQIQKVFTRNTPKNLVEIADVVTKLSGIVSQETLLSNVPFVEEAKTEMEKLKAEQEASVAVDMNTRLGADGNGEDE, encoded by the coding sequence TTGGAAGTAAGAGAATTAGAAGCAGCTTTGAAAACTTTCTTACGAGTAGAATTACCGAGATTACAGAAGTTGGAAGACTACTATGTCGGGAAGCACGATATTTTGAAAAAGCAAGACAGAGTTCCAGGAAAAAAAGATACAAAGCTAGTGAACAATTATTGCGAATATATAGCAAGCATTTCAACAGCGTATTTCTTAGGAGAGCCAATTGGGTATGCTTGCGAGAATGAAAAAATGGATTATGAGAAGCTATCTGAATATTTAGCAACAGAAGAAGAGCAGCAAGAAAACTTTGAGCATGCACAGAATTGTTCAATATTTGGAAAATCTTACGAATTGTGGTATGTAGATTTAGACCAAAGTATCAAAAATGTCGTGTTGGATCCACGAGATGTCTTTATTTTGAGAGATAATAGTATCCAGAAAAAAATGATTGCTGCCGTTCGTTGGGATATGCAGAAGAACGCTGATGATAAGAGTATTTACACTTTAGAAGTGTATGATGAGAAATCCGTCACCCGGTATGAGTGGGAAGCAGAAGGGAAAGAACTTCCTAACGTTGTGGGGGAAAGTAAACTTCATGGATTTAACCAAGTTCCCATCATTGAGTTTAGCAATAACAAACGACAACGAGGGGATTTTGAAGGAGTCATTACCCTGATAGATGGCTATAACGAAGTTACATCTACATCGGTGGATGACATGAAAGACTTCACAGATGCAATCTTAGTCTTGAAGAATCTAAGCGGAACTGATGAAGAAACAATGAGAAATGTTAAGCGGGATAAAGTGATGAAAACGGACGGAGATGGCGGAGCGGAATGGCTAGTGAAAGTCGTGAATGATACTTACGCACAAAACAACAAAAACCGTTTAAATCAAGACATTCACAAATTCTCCTTAATCCCTGATATGCAAGACAAGGAATTTTCTGGAAATAGCTCCGGTGTAGCTTTGGGATATAAGCTTCTAGCATTAGAACAGTTGACTGCACAGAAAGAAATGTACTTCAAAAAAGCATTAAATCAAAGATTGCAGCTGATGATTGATTTCTATAATCTAAACCTAGAACCGAAACAAATTCAAAAAGTATTCACAAGAAATACTCCGAAAAACTTAGTAGAAATTGCGGATGTTGTGACAAAGCTTTCAGGAATTGTATCTCAAGAAACTTTATTATCGAATGTCCCTTTTGTTGAAGAAGCGAAAACAGAAATGGAAAAATTGAAAGCGGAGCAGGAAGCAAGTGTGGCAGTGGATATGAATACTCGGCTTGGAGCTGATGGAAATGGCGAAGATGAGTAA